The Malaclemys terrapin pileata isolate rMalTer1 chromosome 5, rMalTer1.hap1, whole genome shotgun sequence genomic interval CCTGACAGTTGTGACATAATGGAGTGAAAAACATAAATACAGTGAAGACAGGTGTGATGAGAATAGGGAACAAAGGAGTAAACAgagtcaaatctgcaatgaaactgggatgggaagTTGTGTAAAAAGGGAAATCTTTACTGTTCTTTTTTAGATGACAGATTCTGTTGTAAGTCTTTGGGGAAGCACTTCCTTTACTAGAATCCCCCCTGCACATACTAAGTTATTGTGCAATCTGTGGGGTTCTTTGGTTACTATTTCTACACACACCCCTATGGACTATGAAAcagctacgggggggggggggggaagaggggagagggaggcagggtgtCAGACATAAAACTTGATTGACCCTTTCTGAAAGCCATGTTGTTGATTGGTCAGttttagattaaaaacaaaaataaagcccCAAGGTTTCACAAAAGCTTTTTATTAAGAATACTTTCTTAATTTAGCTATTTAATAGAGCCTTTGACTTTAGACACTTACCTGCAGTGTTTGTATCTCAAGTACTATATACAATGCCACAGGGCACAAGAATATTTCAAAAGTGATGTTATTCATACCCTGCATACTATCCTAAAATAAACAGATGTTTGTGTCAACATGATCAACAGTTAATGCTAACTTCGAAAGTGTCATAACATTTCAATGTTATCTTCTTGAGAAGAAGGAAGAAGTTGCCATCTCCATGTTACCATTTTGGCTCTTGCAGACTCCGTAAGACAGTTCAGCATCATTTTGTTCAGGTTTTCCTCACAGATGTAATAACCAGAAATTGAACATTCCCCCCGACACTCCCTTAAGTGGAAACCTTAAGTTGGACCAAGACTGTTGGTCTGGTCATGACCAGAAAGTTGTTCTATGGGCCATCACTAGCCAGAGACTCAATTCAACACCTATGCATGGGACCCAGAAAGTGACTGACTACATACGCCACATAGAGAAGTGAAGTTTGTCCAGCAGCAGCATAAACAGCACTAGCAAGTCTGATGGTGTGGAAAGTGTTCAGGTTTCAGTGATCGCAGGTATAACGAGCAACAAGAGGCCAGAGTTTCTATTTTAAAGACTTATGAATTTTACCCAGACCATGGAGGGCGCCTGAGCGGAAaggagcagctgggacggggggcTGGCTGCCAGCACCTAGACGCCGTACAGCGGACACGCTGTACAGGAGGTGgatgggcagaaggggcaggggggaatggggagggggcggggggtacGGCTGGATCTCCCCGTGGGGAGCTGTGGGCCCGCTTCGCGGAGCGGGGGACGATAGAAACGGCACATCGCACCCAGAGGAGTCCCACTGAGGAGCGGTCCCAGGTCCCGACGCAGCGTGAACCTCCCCCTGACGCACCGACTCAGAGACCGGCTCCCTGACAAGCCCACGGCTTGACAGGCCAGCGCAATGCTCGGCCCTGAGGCTGCCAGGCCGGGCGAGGAGAGGGGCTCTGAGCTCCGCGCCCCCCTGCGCTGCCCGGCGGCCGCTCGCTTACCCAGTTGCCGAAGCCGAACTGCTCGATCgcgtccagcagcagctgctcctcccGGCTGCTCCAGCCGCCCTCGGCCTCGGCCCCCCAGAGGGTGAAGCGGCCGCCGTCCACCAGCTGGTAGCCGTGCCATCGGCGGTGCGGCCCGATCTCGGCGCCTGCCGAAAAGCAGTCTGGGCAGAGCTCGATGTCGGCGCACTCGGTGCAACGGAAACGGAGCGAGCTCACCTCAGCCAGACAGTACACGCAGTACTTCTTCCCCAGTTCCGCCATCTTACCCCGCCCGCCGCACCGCCCTGCGCACGCGCGGCACCGCCCACACTCAGGGACGGCCAATGGCAGCGCGCCCAAGGGGCGGGGACGCGTAGTGGGAGCCCAATAGAGCCAACCAATCTGACACGCCCCTCGTGAGTGAACCAATAGGGTGAGGGCGACGAGGCGTGGCGAACACCCAAGGACCAATAGAATGCGAGGCTCTGGTTCCGTCCGCCTCCACTACAACCAATCAGGTAAGCGACCCTAGGCAGCCCCTTCACTGAGTGGTCAACCAACAGTTTGGGGCGTCGGCACAGTGTCTCCGCAGGGAGGAAGCTACTCCTCCCATTGGCTGAACGAGTCCAGCCTTGTTGCCTTGGCAACGGAGAAGACAGGTAAACAACAAAGCGAGTGGGGCTGAGACCGACGCGTCCGACTCAAGCCGTGGAGCGGCCCGGTAGAGGGCCCAGCTGAGGGGAAGGATGGAGGAGGGGGCCGAGGCCCCGGTGCACCCCGGTGAGCCCCCGGTGGAGGCAGAGGGCCCGGGGCCCGTCGCGCAGGAGGAGAGGCCGGAGGAGGCCGGGGGCGAGAGCCCCCTTGAGAAGCCGTCGGGGGAAGAGGCGGCAGAGCCGGAACCCAGAGCGGGCACGGAGCCTCCTTCCCCGGCCGCTGAGGGAAGCCCCGAGGCAGAGGCGGGAGCCGCCCCAGAGGCGCCCACCAGCGCGAGCTTCACGGAGGGTGAGGCCGAGGAGCCGCCCCCGCTGCAGGTGGGGGAAGTGCTAAGCCCCgaggagagctggggggcggggcggcccagcctgcccctgctgGAGCTGGGCGGCCCCAttgacgaggaggaggaggaggaggaggaagaggaagggcgggaggcggcggcggcggcggagcaGCGGCGGCGCGCGGAGCTGACCGAGCAGTACCGGCTCCTGCTGGCCGAGCGCGAGCGCACGCGCCAGTGCAACGGGCACCTGCAGTTCAAGCTGTTCGAGCTCTTCCGCAAGAAGGGCGAGGAGCCGCCCCGCGTGGAGCTGGAGGAGCTGGTCTCCGACAAGGAGCAGCGCTACAGCCGCTACTTGGCCATGCTGGAGGAGCTGAGGAGCCAGCTGGCCCAGCAGAGGGCATGGTACCAGCTCCAGCTCGACGACCTGGAGCAGCGCTGCACGGAGAAGCTGGACCAGGTGAACGCCGACTGGCTCGCCTTCCAGGCCTGCAAGAAGGAAGTGACCCTCTTCACCATGGGGCGCCAGCTGGGGGGGAAGGAAGCTGCCATTAAGGAGGTGGAGCACATCCAAGCCAAGGAGCAGCGTAAAGAGAACGAGATGAGTGAGGTGAGGCCACCCCTAACATGGGACTTGTGCTTCCAGAGCAGGGTCCACGGTTCCTATGGGATGTGGGGCCACAGCTAGCATCACCTTAGAGTACCTACCCCTTTAACGTAGATATCTTCAACTTGTAAaagcagttaggcacctacaaaTGAaggagccacttttgaaaatcctacttggTATCTAGCACCTGCTAAAAATCAGTGGAAGATGCTTCAGGAATTATGTCATTTATACTTAGACTTGACAAAGCACAAAGAAGGCCTATCCTGATAGAGAGGGGGATTAGAAACGCTCATAAATCTTTCCTggtctctcatttttaccattctAGGTCCGCCTGGAAAACATCAAACTGCAGCATAAGATTGAAAAGCTTGAAGTAAGCCTGAAAGCTCAAGAGGAGCTGGCAGAAGGACTGCATCTGATAGACTTTGAGCAGCTGAAGATAGAGAACCAGACCTACAATGAGAAAATTGAAGAGCGCAATGAAGAGCTTCTCAAGCTCCGGAAGAAGATCACTAATACAGTGCAAGTCCTGACCCAGCTCAAAGAAAAACTCCAGTTTGTAGAAGCTCAGAATCAAGACCAAAGGGCCCAGCTGATGGAGACTGAGACACTGGTGGCCCAGAAAAGAGAGATTCTGACCAAAACCAAACAGGCTAGGGATAGTTTACGGGTACACAACTTGAAGTTGCAACAGAAGTGTGGGCTTCTCGGAAGTGAGGCACTGCTGCGGGACTTCGAGAACAAGGTGGATGCTGCTGAAGTACTCAGTCAGCGGCTGGAGATGCTGAAACATCACCATGCTGGACTCACTCTTACTTGCAAAGCcgtaaagaaaaaaatcaaggaagcAAAATCCTTTCTACCAGCATGAAGATTTTGGAGAAAGTGAGGTTAAAAGACAGAAACCAATTTAAGTgctcaatttttgtttttatttgtctctgaaattgtttttcatttacagGCTTGGAATATAGTAAAAGGGTGAAATAATCTCACTTTCACATCTAATGAAAACTTTGGAAACAAAGTTTTAATGTTATACATTCCATCAGGAGACTGCCATGAAGTTCTGCCTTTTTCAATGGCTCATGAAGAAACCAAGCCTATTTGGCTATTTACTCTATCATATTGATATTTTAAgtatgcatttaaaaaacacacacactggcaCTATTCTAATCGCTGGCAGCATCACCCTCTGGTGTAAGCAAAAAATTGCAAGTCAAATACCCTGAGATTCcagtcctggttctgccactaactcactgtgtggccttggcaGTCTGTTCCCCACAACTCTAAAGTAGGTGTACTTACCGACCTCTCACATGTTTTGAGGATTATATCTTCAGAGAGTTTTACAAAAAATTAAAGTTATATATATAGAttgtaaataaaacaatgtatcAGGAGCTTGTTTTAGTATTAATACATAGCAATTGTCTTGTATTTATATGCAGAATACACTGTACAGGTGTTAACTAACCTAATTATCCTCAAGTGATCTGCAATGTTTTCCTTATTGGTCCAcagaattaaacattttgaaagccAAGCAGCAGAGAGTTGAAAGGGAGATCCATGAAAAGTTCTCTTATGAAGATGTTCACAGAATGAAAGAGCTGCAGAACTATGGATGCTAATGAATCCTTAAATCAGTCCTGTGAGGGAGTTAACATATTGGCCACTGGTGGATGAAAAATGCTTGTAGAGGGCAGAGCTGGAGAGGGCTCTCTCAGCCCACTCATAGCATGCACTGGTCTAGTAAGTAATGAGTGGCTAGTGCCTGACCTTTTCCTGGTTTCTAAAGCAAGAAGAAATGTCTCTACAGCAGTGAAATGATGTGGGTCAGAACAGTGGCAGGGGTACTTCAGTACTTCGAGAGCAAGAGGACAAGCAGTAGTTTTAACACTGGCATGTACGTACTAAGACAATAGACCCTTAGACCAGGAGacgggcaaattttttggcctgagggacagcaaactttttggcctgagggccacatcagtttttttaaattgtatggagggccggttaggggaggctgtgcctccccaaacagccaggcgtgaccCGGCCCCCTCAGCCTATTCgacccccctgcttctcaccctgacagcccccccacccccccgggattcctgccccatccaaccccccctgttccctgtcccctgacggccCGCCGGGACCCCTGTCCAATCCAAccctcccttctccctgactgccccccgctaccctatccaaccccccctctccttcctgactgcccccctgggacccctacccccattcaacccccgtttcctgtcctctgaccaccccaacccctatccacacccccgaccatcaccccaaactcccctgccctctagccaacatcccccccccactctctgcccccttaccatgctgcctggagcaccagtggctggcaatGCAACAGCCGCGCTGCCCAcagcaccaggacaggcaccCGTGTCGCTTGGCTGGACCAAGCCACACCACTATGTAGCCCGGAGCACTAGGTCAggcccgccgcccagagcattgcaccggcggcacagtgagctgaggctgtatgggagggggacagtggggaaggggccaggggctagcctcccagactgggagctcaggggccgggcaggagggtcccacaggccggatgtggcccgtgagccatagtttgcccacctctgccttagacATACTTTACATGGAGATCCAAATCTCTCCTACCCCCAATAAGTCATGGTGGTTCATCTGTGGACTTAGTGCACAAGTTGATGCAATAAGCATCATTAGACATATCAGTCTCAAGGTCTGCACATGTTCAACATACATCTGAGAAATGATAGCATCATGAGGTTCTAATTACAAAATGAACAACAAATATTCTTTACTTCTCAGTAAGTCCAGTGCACTAGATCTTGGCTAGAATCAGCAAACAAACTTATTCTGAGTTTTCTTAGCTAAGATATATAAAAGAGTAGATTAAAAAGCATTAAGTTTCTAAAAAAGTTTACAACTATTTTTTAAGTGATCTCTGAAGTAGCCTTTCTGAATCACCTCAACACTGGGAAAAAGAATTGATACCACACCTAAAAAATTCTCAGTTGGGAGGGAGGAATTGGGATCATAATGGAAAGCTGGTCATTTTATTACTGAGAGCATAAAAGCTTGATCTTCTATCCTGGAAAGATGATAGTCTGAAAACAATCCTGCACAGGCTTGGAACAAATTAGATGCCACAGTATATGTTTTTCCATCTCTCTAATTAgtttgattgatttttttaaaaatttatttttcaaaatggttTAAAAGTCACAGCAAAACAATTCAACTGTACTAAACACCCCATTTTTATGTCAATTGGTTTTTGGTGCTCTACTAAATCTCCAGTAGTGACGAGAAACTACAAAATAGGTTGACTAATTGGGGCAAAACACCACTACCCACTTTAATCTCTTCTAGACACTAGCCAGCACATGGAGACATATTCCAATAAATATAGTGGCCAACACCTTaagtgaaaaataatttatttataaaacccTGTTTCTTTCAGGTTAAGCCTAGTTACTCAGGCAAATAGGTAAGCTCTTCTCCAGCTAAAATTTTAAGTTAAAGATGTACTGTTGTGCAGTAGAGCATCTATTTGGTTTCCTACTCAATTGTTTTGGTAAAGATATAAGGTCATATGAGTAATAGACTCCCTGTAACACAATTACACGCTATCTACTTGAGGCTCAGTATGATGATCAAGTTACAGTTGTCTCTTACCATAGAACAAGCTTCATAAACGCCATCTTCCGTTGTACTTACTACTCCAAAGGAACAGTATCTATTATTCCTACTTTTTGGGGTATGTTCCAAAGCGCTACCAGTGTAGTTGGATTTCCTTTAAATAGTCATAAA includes:
- the CCDC96 gene encoding coiled-coil domain-containing protein 96; the protein is MEEGAEAPVHPGEPPVEAEGPGPVAQEERPEEAGGESPLEKPSGEEAAEPEPRAGTEPPSPAAEGSPEAEAGAAPEAPTSASFTEGEAEEPPPLQVGEVLSPEESWGAGRPSLPLLELGGPIDEEEEEEEEEEGREAAAAAEQRRRAELTEQYRLLLAERERTRQCNGHLQFKLFELFRKKGEEPPRVELEELVSDKEQRYSRYLAMLEELRSQLAQQRAWYQLQLDDLEQRCTEKLDQVNADWLAFQACKKEVTLFTMGRQLGGKEAAIKEVEHIQAKEQRKENEMSEVRLENIKLQHKIEKLEVSLKAQEELAEGLHLIDFEQLKIENQTYNEKIEERNEELLKLRKKITNTVQVLTQLKEKLQFVEAQNQDQRAQLMETETLVAQKREILTKTKQARDSLRVHNLKLQQKCGLLGSEALLRDFENKVDAAEVLSQRLEMLKHHHAGLTLTCKAVKKKIKEAKSFLPA